From a single Lytechinus variegatus isolate NC3 chromosome 9, Lvar_3.0, whole genome shotgun sequence genomic region:
- the LOC121421816 gene encoding neuronal acetylcholine receptor subunit alpha-7-like, with amino-acid sequence MARQAMKSNSKEFLTLNHRRVDVFSSGTVIWLSPAIITSSCLLDVKLFPFDVQTCYFVFGPWSSPANVEDVDYFFERNETTKDRYCDNGVWEILDDTADKKLANYSTANEPFVEIHYRITFRRKSRVYVIGIVIPSVLLSISTMITFLLPPESGEKISFGITNLLAMVLFQETVRSAMPPTGSPMFANYICTMVVVAGVSLVAEALVLRMHSYANTRPIPKWMMCFLRNGHRRDVRSDENGEHLRRVSQPFVHAEGNHECPEQSELTELRSPSGLSSIPRSENAEPWKLIALSVERKAALVTLCCIIGNFVFTFLSICTENYTNGTDSDDD; translated from the exons ATGGCCCGACAGGCAATGAAAAG TAACAGCAAGGAGTTCTTGACATTGAACCACCGTCGCGTCGATGTATTTTCCAGTGGCACGGTTATATGGCTTTCTCCAGCCATTATTACCAGTTCATGCCTCTTAGACGTCAAACTCTTTCCTTTCGACGTCCAGACCTGTTACTTTGTCTTCGGTCCCTGGTCCAGTCCGGCGAACGTCGAGGACGTGGACTACTTCTTTGAACGTAACGAGACCACGAAAGACCGGTACTGCGACAACGGCGTGTGGGAGATCCTGGACGACACTGCAGACAAGAAGCTAGCAAATTACAGTACTGCCAACGAACCCTTTGTGGAGATTCACTATCGCATCACGTTCAGGAGGAAATCAAGGGTATACGTCATCGGCATCGTCATCCCTTCCGTCCTACTCTCTATATCAACCATGATAACATTTCTACTGCCTCCAGAGTCTGGAGAGAAGATCTCTTTTGGTATCACCAATCTCCTAGCGATGGTCCTCTTCCAGGAAACTGTCCGATCTGCCATGCCACCGACTGGCTCTCCAATGTTCG CCAATTACATATGTACCATGGTAGTAGTCGCAGGTGTGTCCCTGGTAGCGGAGGCGCTTGTTTTGCGAATGCACAGCTACGCCAACACAAGACCTATTCCTAAATGGATGATGTGCTTTTTGAGAAACGGTCACCGCCGAGACGTTAGATCTGATGAGAATGGAGAACACTTACGACGTGTATCTCAACCGTTCGTTCATGCGGAAGGCAACCACGAATGCCCAGAACAAAGTGAACTCACAGAGCTGAGGAGTCCCTCAGGGCTGTCCAGTATCCCCCGGTCGGAAAATGCCGAACCCTGGAAGCTGATTGCGCTATCCGTTGAACGCAAAGCTGCTTTAGTAACCCTTTGTTGTATAATAGGAAATTTCGTGTTCACTTTTCTAAGTATCTGCACAGAAAATTACACGAATGGTACTGATAGCGATGATGATTAG